From a single Polyangiaceae bacterium genomic region:
- the glgX gene encoding glycogen debranching protein GlgX, whose protein sequence is MRVWPGDRLPLGATWDGEGVNFALFSHNATLVELCLFDAHGRETHRIPLRERDNRVWHAYLPDVRPGQLYGYRVHGPWEPERGHRFNPHKLVLDPYAKAISGKVDWSDSLFGYKIGDPAEDLSFSEEDSAPHIPKSVVVDSAFTWGDDRLPQTPWSRTVIYECHVKGMTARHPAVPEDLRGTYLGLASDAILDHLLDLGVTAVELLPVHHFVSERRLVDLSLSNYWGYNTVGYFAPDPRYATGHLGQQVTEFKTMVKAFHRVGIEVLLDVVYNHTGEGNHLGPTLCLRGIDNAAYYRLVSDAPRYYQDFTGCGNSLNVPHPRAMQLVLDSLRYWVQEMHVDGFRFDLAPTLAREAVEFSGLARFFATIQQDPILSHVKLVAEPWDLGPGGYRLGAFPPDWAEWNGRYRDVVRRFWRGDEGQVPELASRLSGSSDIFQGSDRGPYASINFVTCHDGYTLRDLVSYERKHNEANGENNRDGADDNWSKNWGAEGASHSQQVLRLRERVVKNFIATLAFSQGVPMLSHGDELGRSQRGNNNGYCQDNEIAWVDWNMDPAAKELLGFTRKVFRIRAGNPVFRRRKYFSNDPVATTLDKEVQWLRPDAKEMAMEDWHNAHNRVLGLLIHGSASDEVDERGRPNRGHTLLLWLNGSNRARHVMLPKLATPGRWTEIVNTAQPTHRIPRGQGINVAPHALVLLSFDDG, encoded by the coding sequence ATGCGCGTATGGCCTGGTGACCGACTGCCACTAGGCGCCACCTGGGACGGAGAAGGCGTCAATTTCGCACTGTTCAGCCACAACGCCACGTTGGTGGAGTTGTGCCTGTTCGACGCCCACGGTCGCGAAACGCACCGCATTCCCCTCCGGGAGCGCGATAACCGCGTGTGGCACGCCTACTTGCCGGACGTGCGCCCCGGTCAGCTGTACGGCTATCGCGTCCACGGCCCTTGGGAGCCCGAGCGCGGGCATCGCTTCAACCCGCACAAGCTGGTGCTCGATCCCTACGCCAAGGCCATCAGCGGCAAGGTGGATTGGAGCGATTCGCTGTTCGGCTACAAGATCGGCGATCCGGCCGAAGATCTCTCGTTCTCCGAAGAAGACAGCGCTCCACACATTCCGAAGTCCGTGGTGGTGGACAGTGCTTTCACCTGGGGTGACGACCGCCTTCCGCAGACCCCGTGGTCCCGTACGGTGATCTACGAGTGCCACGTGAAGGGCATGACGGCGCGCCATCCCGCCGTTCCGGAAGACCTGCGGGGGACGTACCTGGGCCTCGCCTCCGACGCGATCCTCGATCATCTGTTGGACCTGGGCGTGACGGCGGTGGAGCTCCTGCCCGTGCACCACTTCGTGTCCGAGCGACGTCTGGTGGATCTGTCGCTCTCCAACTACTGGGGCTACAACACCGTCGGCTATTTCGCTCCGGATCCGCGTTATGCCACGGGTCACCTCGGCCAGCAGGTGACGGAGTTCAAGACGATGGTGAAGGCGTTTCACCGCGTCGGCATCGAGGTGCTCTTGGACGTGGTGTACAACCACACCGGGGAAGGTAATCACCTCGGCCCCACGTTGTGCCTGCGCGGAATCGACAACGCCGCGTACTACCGTCTGGTATCGGACGCGCCGCGTTACTACCAGGACTTCACGGGCTGCGGGAACAGCTTGAACGTGCCGCATCCGCGCGCCATGCAGCTGGTCCTCGACAGCCTGCGCTACTGGGTCCAGGAGATGCACGTGGACGGCTTTCGCTTCGACCTGGCGCCCACGTTGGCCCGCGAAGCGGTGGAGTTCTCCGGCCTCGCGCGCTTCTTCGCGACCATCCAGCAGGACCCGATCCTGAGCCACGTGAAGCTGGTGGCGGAGCCCTGGGATCTGGGGCCCGGGGGCTATCGCCTGGGAGCTTTTCCGCCCGACTGGGCGGAGTGGAACGGACGCTATCGCGACGTGGTGCGCCGCTTCTGGCGGGGGGACGAAGGCCAGGTCCCGGAGCTGGCGTCGCGCCTGTCCGGCTCCAGTGACATCTTCCAGGGCAGTGACCGCGGTCCCTACGCCAGCATCAACTTCGTGACCTGTCACGACGGCTACACGCTCAGAGATCTGGTCAGCTACGAACGCAAGCACAACGAAGCCAACGGCGAGAACAATCGCGATGGCGCAGACGACAACTGGAGCAAGAACTGGGGAGCGGAGGGTGCGTCCCATTCCCAGCAGGTGCTCCGACTCCGCGAGCGCGTGGTGAAGAACTTCATCGCCACGCTAGCGTTCTCCCAGGGCGTACCGATGCTCTCCCACGGTGACGAGCTGGGGCGATCCCAGCGCGGTAACAACAACGGCTACTGCCAAGACAACGAGATCGCCTGGGTGGATTGGAACATGGATCCGGCGGCAAAGGAGCTGCTCGGGTTCACCCGCAAGGTGTTCCGCATCCGTGCGGGCAATCCCGTGTTCCGACGCCGAAAGTACTTCTCCAACGATCCCGTGGCGACCACGCTGGACAAGGAAGTGCAGTGGCTTCGCCCCGACGCCAAGGAGATGGCGATGGAAGACTGGCACAACGCTCACAACCGCGTGCTCGGTCTCCTGATTCACGGTAGCGCGTCTGACGAAGTGGACGAGCGCGGTCGTCCGAACCGAGGGCACACGCTGTTGCTCTGGCTCAATGGCAGCAACCGCGCGCGGCACGTGATGTTGCCGAAGCTCGCCACCCCGGGGCGCTGGACCGAGATCGTGAACACGGCGCAGCCGACCCATCGCATTCCTCGAGGCCAGGGCATCAACGTGGCGCCCCACGCGCTCGTGCTCTTGTCCTTCGACGATGGATGA